DNA sequence from the Oreochromis niloticus isolate F11D_XX linkage group LG8, O_niloticus_UMD_NMBU, whole genome shotgun sequence genome:
TTTCACAGGTTCAAATGACATAAAGTTTGCGTTTGAAAGCCAAACAATGAGTTTCTTCCTACAGCAATCGTGGGGGGGCATAGATTTAAAAAGAGCTGAGGGGGTTTCCTAAGTCAAAGATGGTTGGGAACCAATGGTTTAGATGACAGTATAATAATGGTCATATGGCTGTGACCTCCCAAATGGATTCAGAGGTTATCCATGATTCACTCCGATAATGAGCCTCATCACTTAGGCTGTCACCCTCTCTCCTTTAAGGCCCCAGGCTAATATCTGTAGCCAGCAAAGCATGAAGGAGCAACATGAGCAGCAATCCCATGCAGCACTGGCCACTGTGATACATTACtgtaagcgaatgaataattaGATACTTATTTTGCATAACACTGAAGCCTACTGCACTGTGTGTGACTAGAGTAGGCGAAGAACTGATGTGAACTGGCCTGCTTTGTACTCGCCGGTGCCAGTTTCCACTTGatttaaacacatgtaaacacattTTCCCTGAGGTGCATATTGCCGGCATTCAAAGGCTTTTTTTCTTAAGTTACAGCAACACTTGACGCCAAGGGAAATCAGGCCTTGGATTTACAGTTCTTCAGCTTGTCAAGTACTTTAAGGAAATGACATTCAGTCATGGTTGCTTCCTCAGAATTGTATGTCATTTGAATGTGTACACGTACACAAACATGACTGCAAGGCTTTCAATGGCTTTGGCGGGAGAGCTGTCTCCCTTTCGCTGGGAATCTTTACCTGTACAGCATGCATTGCAGATGGCTCTTTGGTGCTTTTCCTGAGTTCTTTCAGTGTTACTTAGAGGGAGTCAAGACAGATTGCAACCTATCCAGTTAGGTGAGATCTGCAGGGACACAGTCTGCGATAGGACGGATCAGAGCCAGCACAACTGAAAAGCAGGGGCTCCTGCTGGAGGCCACACTGACGACCCCAAGGACTGTAGGAAGGAAACAAGTGGTTGAGTTCTGGCAGCACGCTGGCGCAACTTAATCCAAGcctgcaaattaaaaaaaggtaattagTTTATTTGTATATACAGTAGTGTACCTATTGATACTATAGAACATTCTACTATATTGCATTGTATTTGTTTAATGGTATCTTTGTGATCTTGTTCAGTTTTATGGGGAATCCTGGATGTTGTACAAGAAAAACGGCGGTGCTTACTGATTTTTATCTGCTGAAAAGGTTACACAGCATTAACATTCAGATCTTATTACCACCAAGAGATCTCAAACATTATATTATTCATGTTTTGCCCTCGGTCTGTTTCCAGATGTGCGTCTCAGTGTTTGCTAATTTCTCACCTGGTAAACGCAGCAGGGGTGTTGAGGTGGTGAAACAGAGCCGGCTCACACACGAGGGAGGACCGCCGGCACGCACTCACACAGGACTGACCCAGTGGACCTAGGTGAACCCTCAGAGCACTTTTTGGTGGCCAAGTAGGGACAGATTTACTGCAGAAGTTCTTGGGCGATTTAGGATaacaaagagaaggaaaaaactgACAACGATTAGTGTTTGAACCAAGCAAGAACTGAAAAATCTCTCCAATATCTAACGCTCATAAGGGAGCAAAGGCCTGGGAAACAATCCTGACTTTAAATTAAAATCCGGATTTATCTATTATATAAATACACATAGGGTCTTCTTCTTGTTCCTCTTCTTTGATAATATTCTGTTTGATGGATCCCCAACTGGAGAAATCTTTTTCTGTCAATACTTTACTCATATGAACTGCAGTTGTGATCAGAAGTTTCCATatactcatcatgggcatgattGTTATGGTATTGCTCTATTGGAATATCCAATAGGACTCAATAGTAAAGTTTAAGAATTtcttcattattccatccactttGTGCAATGTAGCAGTACCACTGCCAGCAAAATAGCCCCAGAGCGTGATGATACCACCACCATGCTGGTACAGTGTTGTTAGGCTTGAAAGGCTCAGATTTACTCCTCCAAACATACCTCTTGTCACTGTGGCTAAAGCTCAGTCTTTGTCTCATATGATCATAAAACTTTTCTCCACTTTTCTCTCTCTAGTCAAGCTTGAATACATCAATTTTGGAGCACTGTGATGTAAAAATGACTTTACAGTGATGTTGGTGTTCCAGGGGTTTCAAGTTCAGGGCAGGCTTGAGCCCTCCTGCTTCCTGCGTTGTTCCTGAACCCATTTTCCCTTTTCAGGACCTTTGCAAAGAGGTGACACATCTGAATAATTTGTGCTTACGTACAACTGTCTGAATTATGATCTTGGAATCcgaagttgtttagaaatggctccAACTTGTATAAATCTACAATTCTGTTTCTTAGCTCTTCACCAAGTTCCTTGGACTTTCCCAATGTTCTGAGTATTGGTCAATCCAGTGAGGGCTGGTAAATAAATCCTTTTTGTGCCAGCAAAGAGAAAGAGTTGTAGGCTATCACGATCACTAATGAGAAGTTAACAGGCTTTGGCCTGGTCAAGTTAAAAGACCCTGTAGAACCTTAAACTTATTAAAAGATTGAAGTGAGTGtctgtatacacctgagactgtaaGTCTAATTTAAAACCTGTgaggattagagaaaatccaaactAATTACCAACTTGTGCACCCAATTTTTCATttgtaaagtcattaaagatgcatgctgtacaatcattccactcTCTAAagaacagttaaaaaaataattaaaagccccaaattatcGTGTAAAATTTTGACCACAAAAATTCCAACAAAGGCACTGAGGCATCAACTGATAGGTTTACAAAGgcattcattcttttttgaGATTTCCACACATTTCAGAACATACTTCATAATTCTGATTTATGACTGAAATTTGCTGGGGTACCACCTAATAATAATATTCCATCTCCTTTTTACATCTTTGTACCTGGTGAGTGATGTAACCAAGGACCCGCTTCAGCATTCCCACACAAGTGAACTCCTGAGGAGTGAAGGACTTCACCTGCAAGATCAGACATACACACGCTACCTTAAATGGAATTTGGGGAAATAatatatgtgtgcatgtttgtactGAGCATACAGTTTAACTGTGATTTGGTATGTTTAGTGGAAACTACCTCACTTCTTAGAATCGCTTTGATGGCCTCGCGTATGTCAGTCTTGTTGGTTACATCCACAGTCCATACGTAGGGTTTACCAATGAATTTCTCAGCATAAGGGTGCTGGGAGGAGATCTACGATTGAAAATTATGAACTGTTAttatatctttaataaaatattgcCAGTATTTTGAATTCAACAATGAAATAACAATTTagataatataaaatattatttttaagtttttttccccatgaTTTAAGAGTTGCTTACCTGTCTTGTGGTGGGCTTGCCCTTGTAGAAGTCATTGTTGACTGATGAGTGTGGAGGGTCAAATCTCGGCTGAATAAAGACACAGCCCATTCCTATTGCCTCAATAGGTGCTGGACCTTCATAGGGGAAGCCAAGACCTACAAACAACTGCAAGGGAAGATTTATAATATTGCAGGTTGTCCAAAATAATTCTCTGGCTTTTTACACTGTGATAGGCTCTAATTAGACCTTAGCTTTACGGAGAAGTTGTTGAAAGTGTTCCTGAGTCAGCAGTCCGTGGTTTCTGATGAAGCTGGGCAGATGCAATGTGTGTCCAGGAGGCTGATAGACTGTGGCGTGAGTCTCCAGTTCCTCACTGATCACTTTCACATACTCATATTTACCCTGGAGattacacacagaaaaacaacaacaacaaaaaaacagatggAGCACTGAGTACATGGAATTCAGGCGTGTTCAAAACCAAAATATACATGATATAAATATTTTCTTCTGTCCTGTGGCGCTATTTATCCATCTGGTGTAAGCTTCCCAATTTTGGTGATACCGGCTGTAGAAATGTTTGCCTTCACATCAGCATAACGGAATAAACATCGCCAGTCTTGTGGTTCTCCAAAAAAGTccaaaaaatgctttttaaaaacagaaataacgATCAAGTTTCTCAAATAAAGCCACAAACTTTCTGTGAGCAACAGAACCATTTCCGTTCTGTCAAAGTGAACCCACCAACCTGGCAAACATGCAAATAAATGGACTGGTATTTATATAGTATGGTATTTACCTGTTCTGCTCTAAATGAATGAAATCACACCACATAAGCCATATTCACCCATTTACATGGAATTACTTCTGCTCCTTTAAGTGAGCTCAACCTAATAATTGCATTGAGAGAAATTAGAGGTTCAGTGTACGAAGTTTGTTCAACAATATTTTGACATGTTGACTGGAAGATGCCCTCTGCCCCTCTCCTAGCTATCTACCACTGATGAGACACTTGACATTAATGCTCCATGTCTCATCTATAAGGTTTGTTAGTTGCATGTTTTCTTTGGCTGGTATAGTTTGGTATAAAGGCAAAAGCTTCACAACAGTTGCCATGGAGTTTCAGATTTACTTATCTTTTAACTTTTCAACAATTCAAGTAGCTAGTACCCTTAGTAACGCAGTTATTAGCAGTACCATCTAGAACCATCGTACTCGAGAGAAGGCAGACATTTTTATACCCAATATCTCCAGTGCagttatggtaaatggtaaatggcctgtacttatatagcgcttttctagtccctaaggaccccaaagcgctttacatatccagtcattcacccattcagtgtcttgcccaaggacacaacaaccgagactgtccgagccggggctcgaacctgcaaccttccgattacaaggcgaactcccaactcttaagccacgatcgccccagttCACACCAAAACATGAATCCTTGAATAAGTAGTACTACAAGTCTGCCTATTAACAAGGATTTTTGAGTTTTAGGTGACGTACAAACTAAGATCTAGTCGATACAGTGGCCATGAGGTTTCAACTTAAGAAAACATTAACATGGTTTTTTTTCTACTGccattgtgttttattcaagCTTAGctgtattgtgtgttttttaattgttggtGTTTTCCTAAGTTGCAGTGCATTTAACCTCTCATAGCCATCAAGTAGATGGCTATGAGAGGTTCTTGGCATAATTTATTGTGAATGTTTGTTTTCTGACATATATGTACTTTTTTCGGTCCTCATACCTGCCACATGTATTCTTGTTTTCCATAGACCACCGCTATCCTGTCTTTCTTGTAGCTCGCTGGCTCGAGCTCGCTTCCCTTCCTAACGGTCCCTTCACTCACAAAGCCCAGGAAGGAATTATCAGGAGTGTGAGCTGGAGAGAACAGAGCAAAGAGGACTTAAAGGACATCTAAAAATAATTACTCAAGGGTTTGAACTTCAGTTACGTTCAGAAAGAAAAAGgtaaagcagcaagtcagtccAGCAAGTTTTTGGTAGAAATGCTGACAGACTTGAGTAGAAACTTCTCCCTAACTCGGTGATTATTTTAACTAAACTGTGATCAAAGATGGCGAACACTTATGAACCTATCTGCTCTGAAGATGACATAAAGAATAAGCTGATTGAGAGAAATGTGAAGGCTACCATTACCGAGGACGCTTATTAGGACTACAGTTGAATAACAGTTTATATTAAAATTCTGCAAGAGAGGAAAAACATGCTGTGCAGCATAAATCATCCGCTGAAGGAAATGAGAACTCCACATATATAAGAGGGTTAGGTGTTTGGATAGGCAGCTGCCACCCTGCTGCCCTCTGACACACTGAGGTAGGTGTGAGAGATGAGTATTTACTTTAAAAGGAATGTGCCAGCAAAGGTGTGTGTTCAAACATCGATTTGTAAcctttgcgtgtgtgtgtgtgtgctgtcctCTTGTCTCAAGATACTTGTTTAAAAGACCTTTGCCAAATCTCCCCTCATTCACCCAGCACAGAATTTCCTGCTGGCTCCTTTTCAGCTCCACTTGTCTCCAGCATCTGTCTGGGTTCACCACTTCACACACACCTATCAGATATAGTAGTGATATGCAATGAAACACTGCTATGGTCATGCAGCATGTGGGGGTTTGGAGAAAAGCGACCTTTGGTTTCTTCTGCCTGTTTACAGTTCTTGTTTCCTGTAATCCTTCAGTCAACTGTCTTCCTCTGGACTTTTGCAAAACAGAAGCATAAATGCTTAAACATTCTCAAGcttcattcttttctttcttcctacCGTGTccttcttctgttttgttttctttctgtcttttggtCCTTCTCACATCCTCAACTaacacccccctcctcctttagCAGGACAAATAAACAGTGTTCCAAGCTGAGGGATGAAGAGTGGCTCTCGGCCCAGGGCTTCCAGCTTGTCTCCATCTCCCGGCAGGGTGGGAAAGATGACAAGGAGAGGTGTTGGAATGAAAGCTCCGTCTGGGCACCAAGTTTATTTAACCTTAGCTATTAATCCTCCCATTGTAAGGACGCTTAGAGGGTTGCATTGGAGACATATATATTTAGAGTGCATTTTTAAGATAATTGTATCCATGCATAGAACATAGGTACAAATCAACACGCGTACATAATGACTTACGGAACATGGTCATGTACTGCAGAGGTTGGAGATCCCAGCTGCCCCACAGCGTTTTATATCCATGGCTACGTGCGTAGCTCGCAAAGTTAAAGGCCGGTTCAGTGCCAAATGAGTCCAAGATTCTGAAGCGACACCTAGAAAGATTGTTGTTTTTGAATCATTTGTCATTCATTGACATACTTATTACTACATGTTTTGGCGCATAAAGCTGCAATCGTCATGCGACATACTTATATTTAAAATCTTACAAGGCCCTGAATGTGTCAGGCAAATATCAGGGCCAATAAAAACTGGACAAAACAACATGTAAATGTTTAATTCCTCTTTGACTGAAGGATCTCACAGTTTTCCTACTTCCCACTGAAACAATAATCCACTAAAGCAAGCTGTATAAACGTGTCATACAAGTTCAACTTTATGGAAAACAGAactaattttttattattattgttattatcgcCGGTGGCTTTTTTATTAATGACAATAATGGTAGTTTCTAAATCATTTATCACTACATCAAAAGTCTTCATAAGAAAGGACTTGAAATGTACTTCCAATATGATCCAGAAAATTGTTTATGTACTGGTAATGCTTGAAAGCCAGTCCCATGGCTCCTTGGAGGTGAGCAAGGCCATGATAGTCGGTATaaatgaggtcaaaggtcaggggcCTTTGGATCGGACAGCTGCCTCTGCCTGGAGCAGCACCTATCAAGCTGAATTAATCACAACAAACACAAGTCAGGTTCTAGAAAGGACACCAATAATATTGTTTCCCTCTTTTCAACACTACAGTATGAAGTAATCACAGATTAGCTGGACTGATAAACACAAGGttgtgtaaaacatgtataagCTGGCTTTAAGGTCTGTAATTACATCATATATCAGTGACGCCAGAGTATAAATCCTATTCAGTCCAATTAACTAATTAAATTatgtccaaataaataaaattagtagTAGTAACCTGTGAAGTTGGTGCTGTGAGGTGCTGAAGATCAGGTTGTGGCCAAGGATTGTTAGGCAGGCGCTGAGGTCTGCCCACTGAACCAGTTCTCCTAAAGGACCACCTCTTTCCACCATTGCTTCAAAATGCTGGCCAACACTTCCAGACAGGGCACCAGGATAAAGCAGCACCTAAAGTATATAAAGTCcaaaattattatttcattgAGTATGGACTATATAAAATGAAATACCTCAATAAACCTTAGTCacttatacatatacatatacccTCATCTGTGTGGAGACTGTGTTATTGCTGCTCTCTTTCATCCTCAGACCAGCCTGTATCCACTGTTCAGACATTTTTTCCACTCTGGAGCGGATAAACTTAATTGCTgggctgctgttgttgctgatCGCCTCATACAGTGGGAGTAGAGATTTACGTATCTCAGTCTGCAAATGATTATAACAtgaaagcagtgaaaatgtcaTCATTCCACATCAACAGACACAGGCGCATCAAGAAGCTACCTTCTCTGTATGAGCTTGAGGTTTCTGATGCCAGGGCAGACTAGAGTGGTTTCTTCCATCTTGAGGGGGACAAAAGTCCTCTGTCTGGCTGAGGTAAGTCAGTATGGAGCAAGTGGTACCATCCACTCCATAAAAAGCATAACAGGGGTCTGACTCCCACTGAGCCTGCAGGAACTGCCACAGAGAGACGTGTtatgtcattaaacatgttatttaCCTGGTCAAAACTGGTCGttgtaaaactgcaaaaactgaaCCATAAACAACACATTCAATTCACTTCCATTCATTTTAATACAACTGAActcatttcacttttatttatatagcaccaaatcacaacagcactcatgtcaaggcactttatattataaggtaaagactaTAATAATAGagggaaaaccccaacaatggcTCCCTATGAGCAggtacttggcaacagtgggaagaaaaaacttctgtttaacaggaagaaacctctggcagatcCAGATTCATGCTAAGGCAGGGGCTGCCATCTGCCATGagtggttgggggtgaggggaaaacgataaaacacactgaaaaagaGCTGGAGATTAAtaaaactaataattaaatgcaaaatAGTGTATAAGCACCAATAGCAAAAACAGAGGAGTGAAGAATAAAggctcaatgcatcatgggaagcccccagcagacTAGGCctattgcagtgtaactaagggaggattcagggtcacctgacccagctctaactatatgctttattaaaaatgaaagagagAGCATCTTTAAGTAGAGAGTGAGTAGGTACCTTTTTAGATactgtttctaagatttttaggacAGAGTACAATAACCTTACTTTTATCTTAATTTAGAAACAGGaagttagaggtcatccaggtctttatgttttTAAGACATTCCTACAGATAAACTAATTGCTGTGTGTCATTTTGCTTCATGGGTAGAAAAagctggtgtcatctgcataacaataaaaatatatggTGTACCTTCTAAGGGAAGcgtgtataatgtaaatagaattggtcccagtacagaaccctgtggaactccataattaaccttagtgtgtaaaGAAGACTCCACATTTAGATGAACAAATTTTTGACATTGCTTCCACATACATTAGAATAGAGCTTTAGTCACACTCTCTCacaaagagagaagagagagagcatAGATCAGGTCATTGCAATGAAGGAACTAAATGCATCTGTCAACAAAAACTAATTTGATTAGCACTTGATTGTGTATAGACAGCCACACAGTGTCTTTTCCATTTACAAGGACTAGTATTACCTggtttttaagaaaatgcacAACACTTGTGGTACATAATGAATTTAACATGTTGGCCAGTTACAGGTATTGCGTCATAAAGCCATGGATGGAACTGATACAACAAcaaatctgttagctaagtagGATAAGAAATGGAAGTCTTGTCTCTCAACCAGGAATAGATATTGACAAAGGTCATTCAAGGTTGAAATGTTTGCTAGGATGTCTTCATAgtaaaaacatatataaatatatttttaataagcATAAGCATTTCAATACACCAATTAAATTTGCACTCCCAAACATTTCCACTTTCTCACCTCCACCTTCTCTGCACATACTGGATATGCAGGATCCACTGGCACTTCACACTTCTCGTTGGGCCCTGTGGGGTAACATATTAACcgtcaaacttttttttcctttttatggcACTTTAAAAATGCACCATTATTCTTTAATTCCTGCATCAGTAACAAAACGTATACTGTAGAGTCACCTCAACTCGGCTAATGAAGAACAGCAGACAATAACTTTGATATACAACCTCTTGACTGAAATGTGCACAGTGAGTAGCAGCCATCAGCACGATGTATAGTGCTGCCATGCCTGTATGAGGCATTAGACTAGCGCTCTCAGAGACCCTTTCCCGTAAACCCCCCACCATCTCTAGCCAATGTCAATCAACTGGAATGAATGCACTCACGCACACCTGACACACCTGCCTCCTACCAAACATTCCCATTTACCATGCTGGCCCTTGCCAAAGTACACAGTCCTTAACTGTGTAAAACAACCTAGTAAAAAgggaaagagagaagaaaactTGTAGGCAGAGCTGAAGCATGAGCACCTAAAAACAGTGATATGCTATACGAGCacagcagaaagaaagaaaaaaaaccttctgAAAAAACAGGAGTATGGGCAGACAAGCTGGTGAAAGGACTCCTGGGTAATTCAGACATATTTTATGAGTGTGAGGTAATGTAGGAGGGAGAGGGTGAGGGGCGAATAGGCTGGTATTGGGGGGAAGTCTGTGCCTCTGAATATGCGGGTGGCACATGTGGACATGGATGTGTATGCATGTCCACAGAAGTGTGTCTACAAGCATATCCATGTGATGGTGTCTGTGTGGCCTAAACTATATGAATTCCACTTTTTCAATCATACTTACCCATCCCCAGCACTCACATACCCATTCAACCCTTCGCGTGCTAACCGGCATGCGTAACCCGACTCTCACCTGACACCTCACAGGAGGGTCGTAACGTAAACTTTTTTCCCTCCCCATGCCCGGTGGATTGGCGCTGGCTCTGTGGGACTTGTTAAACTTCTATTCAAGGACTTCATCCCCCATAaccacctgcacacacactgaccTCTAGCCCCGCCATTCACACCTTCTATTATCACAGCTTGTTAATTTCACTGTGTGGTTAACCTTTTCTAAGGCTGTGAACCATACATTTGGCTCAGAGGATCAGTCTACCGATACAGGCGCCCAGAAAGAGGTAAGAAACCAGCCAAttattgggatttttttttaattggtatAGCCAAAGCacagtttaattttaaaaagtataattcTTATTGGATCTTGGACAATGGAGTATTTCTAATGAAGGGAACTGTAAAATTAAGTTAAACTAGGAAAGATTTATATGCTAATATGCCCGACCTCTCAGTGAGACCCAGTCAGCCATATTTAAATCTcctcaaatttggttttggagaACTTGAACTAATAATTTGATTACATGTAAATCTTCCATGTCATAGTGTTAAATTTAATGGAATCTCATCAAATTAAATTTACTTGATTGTTATACTGAAAATATTATactgaatatatttttaataattaattatttgaaaaaaTACACCTTTGATTTTACATATTTCAGTTGCAAAGAATCTTTTTTAGAGGATATACAGTTGTATACTGACAGTTTACAAATTCTGAATggaaaaaatgttaatataaaaAATGGTAATTCACTcttttcaaatttaaaattgAAGTTAAGTAACTATACCTTGGGGTTGTGCAAATGTTTCAGCATCCCGTTAAGTCATCTGTTTTGTATCAAGCTAAAAGTCTGTCTTTATTCTGTCTGCAATGTCCTGCGGATAACTATAACTCCTGAAATAGTTTTAGGTGGTCTTGTATATGTTTAAAATCCCCCTGCAGATTTTCAATAATGTTGAAGTCGGAGATCAGTGGGGGTCATTCCAAAAGCTTCAGCTCGCACTCCTTGGAGATTTGCAAGGTGTTATTTTACCAAACTCCTATGGCTTTTTTGGCCAAATGGCACAATTTAGCATTTATTTGTCCCTCAAAGAAGTCTTTTATATCCAGACATTGCTTTACATTGTTCACACAAGGACTTTTATGATGAGGCTACATGTAGAAGCTGTTAGTGCAGCAGATAAGAGAAGTTCTTTCAAAAGAGGACACACAAGCCACcgtctgtgtttgtttctctttagTCATTGATTTGAAAAAACCCAGTAGTAACttgaatttttttaattctaaaatTGTCCGATTTGGCCATCGTAagtgttttttcctttccctGTTTAGTGCATAGTCAATGGACAGTAACACGTTATAATACAGCCCATAACTAAGAGCACAATTCCCCTGAAATAAATAGAACTTCCATGTGTTTAATAGAAATTACAGTGTAAATATAATTATCTACGAATAATCAAAGGTAGGCAAAGTTAAGCCACTCTATATTTACCgaatatatattgtttatttttccGCTATGTTAACAATGAATAACGTAGTACATAAGGTTACTGACAGTatcattatttctttgtttactGTAAAAACCTGACTTTTTACCTCCTTCTTCTAGTGAACCTGCCTTTAAGTAGTTTTAGGCAAATATAATTGCATTGAATTccaaataaaatacattataaTGCCATTTACTTACAGCGGAATTACCCCCTTAGTTGTGGGCTGCATTATAAAGTGTTACTCACTTTTTTACTCTCAACTAGCACACAAAGAACTCTATGAGCTGCATCCATAGACAGGTTTTAAGCACTTTGAATTGTTTGCAAACCCCAGTGGATCCATTACAGGGTGCTTGGAGTTTAGTACCTTACCCGAGGATACTCTGATGTACAGATGCAGGAGCTGGGGATCAAATTGCTGACCTCCTAAATTGGCAGACAGCTTTTGAAGTGTGTAGGTGATGATTGGCTAATGAGGAGATGTGTCTGAAACAAAAAGCATTATCTGcactacaaaaataaaataaaatataaaatgtctgAGTAACTTCAGACTTCTAAAATTGACTTCTAATTCTTGACACGTATGATTTGACACTAGGACCATTCAAAAACACTGGCTACTGCCAGCACaacccctcagcctcctagtagacACATCTATGCTGTGAATAtttgaatcaaatttaaaatattcacaAAATTATTAGAAAACTTCTTCTGATCTTGACCTCAAGGTAACTGAGAGTCGAACTCAGccaagatttttagtagataccCCGATGGTATAAATTTGAAACTCATCCGTCGCCTCATTCTGAAGTTTTTTCCCAGATCTCATCTTGACTACCACAACTCCCTCCTTTTAATTCCTATAGAAACTGCAAGTTGGAATTGTTTTTTAGCTGCTTAGAGCGACTTTTGGTCAGAAGCTGTAATGAGCAGAAAATTCCTAATCACAATTTTTGATGTGTTTATATTTGaagaaagatttatttttaatgtctgtttGTTATTGTAGGGGTTGTATTCCCTTTATTTTTACTTCAATAATTACCACTAAAGCAAATATTATTTGCTCACGGGTGCCCAAACCATTGCATGCAAGTTTACAATTTCCACCCACAGGAAATAACAAATCCAAACTGAACAATGAAATACAAAACTGTCTCTTGAAGTCAAGAAAAAAGTGAGCACATATGGTAAGTCTATTCCTGTATCATCGTTTTAGTTTCCgtcaaagaaaagagaaggttGATCATTGTAAACACAATGTTAACCATCTTAAGTCATTTAAGAAATATTGGAAGTGATAAAAGCCAGGACTTCACCTGTGTGTGATCTACGGTTATCAAGTGGTGTTGGAGCTTCAGCCTGATGGTGGTGTTGGTGGTGACGGCTGAGCTGATCAAGCCTCTGCGATACTCTTTTCAGCTCTCTTTCTACTAAGCGAGCCAAACCTTGCTGGTCCTGTCTGAAGCTGGAAAAAAGCAGAAACCCACGTGTGACCAC
Encoded proteins:
- the LOC100698378 gene encoding alpha-1,6-mannosylglycoprotein 6-beta-N-acetylglucosaminyltransferase B isoform X1, which gives rise to MRVALRPRSGCLVLCLCLSVVTLLLQSLWVPLEMTRDDPAGSSPEDLGQRGLSFRNLALRLEALNTQVQRLSREKDGSKLTRNDLTLLLQSFRQDQQGLARLVERELKRVSQRLDQLSRHHQHHHQAEAPTPLDNRRSHTGPNEKCEVPVDPAYPVCAEKVEFLQAQWESDPCYAFYGVDGTTCSILTYLSQTEDFCPPQDGRNHSSLPWHQKPQAHTEKTEIRKSLLPLYEAISNNSSPAIKFIRSRVEKMSEQWIQAGLRMKESSNNTVSTQMRVLLYPGALSGSVGQHFEAMVERGGPLGELVQWADLSACLTILGHNLIFSTSQHQLHSLIGAAPGRGSCPIQRPLTFDLIYTDYHGLAHLQGAMGLAFKHYQCRFRILDSFGTEPAFNFASYARSHGYKTLWGSWDLQPLQYMTMFPHTPDNSFLGFVSEGTVRKGSELEPASYKKDRIAVVYGKQEYMWQGKYEYVKVISEELETHATVYQPPGHTLHLPSFIRNHGLLTQEHFQQLLRKAKLFVGLGFPYEGPAPIEAIGMGCVFIQPRFDPPHSSVNNDFYKGKPTTRQISSQHPYAEKFIGKPYVWTVDVTNKTDIREAIKAILRSEVKSFTPQEFTCVGMLKRVLGYITHQNFCSKSVPTWPPKSALRVHLGPLGQSCVSACRRSSLVCEPALFHHLNTPAAFTRLGLSCASVLPELNHLFPSYSPWGRQCGLQQEPLLFSCAGSDPSYRRLCPCRSHLTG
- the LOC100698378 gene encoding alpha-1,6-mannosylglycoprotein 6-beta-N-acetylglucosaminyltransferase B isoform X2, whose amino-acid sequence is MRVALRPRSGCLVLCLCLSVVTLLLQSLWVPLEMTRDDPAGSSPEDLGQRGLSFRNLALRLEALNTQVQRLSREKDGSKLTRNDLTLLLQSFRQDQQGLARLVERELKRVSQRLDQLSRHHQHHHQAEAPTPLDNRRSHTGPNEKCEVPVDPAYPVCAEKVEFLQAQWESDPCYAFYGVDGTTCSILTYLSQTEDFCPPQDGRNHSSLPWHQKPQAHTEKTEIRKSLLPLYEAISNNSSPAIKFIRSRVEKMSEQWIQAGLRMKESSNNTVSTQMRVLLYPGALSGSVGQHFEAMVERGGPLGELVQWADLSACLTILGHNLIFSTSQHQLHSLIGAAPGRGSCPIQRPLTFDLIYTDYHGLAHLQGAMGLAFKHYQCRFRILDSFGTEPAFNFASYARSHGYKTLWGSWDLQPLQYMTMFPHTPDNSFLGFVSEGTVRKGSELEPASYKKDRIAVVYGKQEYMWQGKYEYVKVISEELETHATVYQPPGHTLHLPSFIRNHGLLTQEHFQQLLRKAKLFVGLGFPYEGPAPIEAIGMGCVFIQPRFDPPHSSVNNDFYKGKPTTRQISSQHPYAEKFIGKPYVWTVDVTNKTDIREAIKAILRSEVLHSSGVHLCGNAEAGPWLHHSPELLQ